From the Neoarius graeffei isolate fNeoGra1 chromosome 1, fNeoGra1.pri, whole genome shotgun sequence genome, one window contains:
- the LOC132889224 gene encoding uncharacterized protein LOC132889224 → MESALFCVFCHFLADVFEELSSFSLTLQRKDLILPQATSELKKTVTRLEAFKSRAKSGGMLEKIQAMLAQHGEEDECRFQGISLKGNLTGLADFTHPQLKKHVESAINICVSELKDRFGGLLDDGADVRTPVQAFEVFNHDTWPDDHASLLTFGDEDVAELVAHFREPLSRSGCDLAAVQNEWQGLKILVSQHFKDKHYSGLWETMFTKEPYREDYKNILELVHMMLVLPISAAQCERGFSAQNRIKNSKRSCLAVSTTEDLMRISLEGPSLEDFDPSPAVDRWMDSAKRSRRPDYKIWERDIVCV, encoded by the exons ATGGAGAGTGCACTTTTTTGTGTATTCTGCCATTTTCTCGCTGACGTCTTCGAGGAGCTGTCTTCATTTAGCCTGACCCTGCAGAGAAAAGACCTGATCCTCCCCCAAGCAACGTCAGAGCTGAAGAAGACTGTGACCAGACTGGAAGCATTTAAGTCCAGGGCAAAGTCAGGAGGCATGCTCGAGAAGATCCAGGCTATGCTTGCTCAGCATGGAGAGGAAGATGAGTGTAGATTCCAG GGAATATCACTGAAGGGGAATCTCACAGGTCTTGCTGACTTCACCCACCCCCAGCTGAAGAAGCATGTGGAATCAGCCATCAACATCTGCGTGTCTGAACTGAAAGACCGGTTTGGTGGGCTTTTGGACGATGGGGCTGATGTCAGGACCCCAGTACAGGCCTTCGAAGTCTTCAACCATGACACATGGCCTGATGACCATGCCAGCCTTCTGACGTTTGGTGATGAAGACGTGGCAGAATTGGTGGCGCATTTCAGAGAGCCTCTCAGCAG ATCAGGGTGTGACCTGGCAGCTGTTCAGAATGAGTGGCAGGGACTGAAGATCTTGGTCAGTCAACACTTCAAAGACAAGCACTACAGTGGCCTGTGGGAGACCATGTTTACCAAGGAGCCATACAGAGAGGATTATAAG AACATACTGGAGTTGGTGCACATGATGCTGGTGCTGCCCATTTCAGCTGCCCAGTGTGAGAGGGGTTTCTCCGCACAAAACCGAATTAAGAACAGCAAACGAAGCTGCCTAGCAGTGAGCACAACTGAGGACCTCATGAGAATCAGCCTGGAGGGACCATCTCTGGAAGACTTTGATCCAAGCCCTGCTGTGGACCGCTGGATGGACTCAGCAAAGCGTAGCAGGCGGCCAGATTACAAAATATGGGAAcgggacattgtgtgtgtgtga
- the LOC132889997 gene encoding uncharacterized protein LOC132889997, whose product MCVWWRVGNQSLYWLANRLLNTPMPLVFWMQPRLHSVQFTPRTMGGSWLAKLLSFGADGASVNMGHRGGVIALLQREAGEHIIPIHCMPHRLELAILTLQKKEPMVCQVYDLLHLVWKTYHFSGKSKRELHQLGQELGVKVCTPSTVKGTRWIPHVHRVLKVFLRYGTDTDLATGHGQYSIVLQHMEHLAVAGSVEIQGRAKEVSPRQYMKLKN is encoded by the exons ATGTGCGTCTGGTGGAGGGTGGGAAACCAGTCACTCTACTGGTTGGCCAACAGGCTCTTGAACACTCCCATGCCATTG GTGTTCTGGATGCAACCAAGGCTGCATTCAGTGCAGTTTACCCCGAGGACAATGGGGGGGTCGTGGTTGGCGAAGCTCCTCAGCTTTGGGGCAGATGGTGCCTCAGTGAATATGGGCCACCGTGGAGGAGTGATTGCTCTCCTCCAAAGAGAGGCAGGGGAGCATATTATCCCCATCCACTGCATGCCACACAG ACTAGAGTTGGCAATCCTGACCCTGCAGAAGAAGGAACCAATGGTGTGCCAGGTGTACGATCTCCTGCATCTCGTGTGGAAGACCTACCACTTCAGTGGAAAATCCAAGAGAGAGCTCCATCAACTAGGGCAAGAGCTTGGTGTGAAGGTCTGCACACCGTCTACCGTCAAGGGGACACGCTGGATTCCTCATGTCCACAGAGTCCTCAAAGTGTTCCTGCGATATGGAACAGATACTGACCTTGCCACAGGCCATGGCCAGTACTCCATTGTTCTGCAgcacatggagcacctggctgttgCAGGATCAGTGGAGATTCAAGGACGGGCAAAGGAGGTGAGTCCTAGACAGTACATGAAACTAAAAAATTGA